The SAR324 cluster bacterium region CAGATACACATATTTGATCCTAATTCAGGGCGAGTTTTGTGAACAACTCCGGAACTGCACTAAATTTGGATTGGCTGGAAGACGTCCGTGTCAATGCCAGTGCCGTCAGTCGGCGAACCAAATCCTTGACTGGACGGCGAAGTGTCAAAGGGCCATGGCAAACTGCCTGGCTGTTACATGCAATCCAGTGTATGGATCTGACAACACTCTCCAGTGACGACACCCCAAAGCGAGTCCAACGACTCTGCGCAAAAGCTCGACAGCCGATTCGTCAAGAACTGGTGAAGTCTCTCGGAATCGAATCTCTAAATCTTCAAGTTGGAGCAGTCTGTGTCTATCATGCCTTCGTCAACATAGCAGTCACTGCTCTGAAAGACACGAACATTCCTGTTGCAGCGGTTGCTGCAGGCTTTCCTCATGGGCTTAGTCCCCTTTCAGCCAAACTCAGTGAAATTCGAGCGTCTGTTGAGGACGGAGCCCAAGAAATCGACATCGTCATTAGTCGCCATCATGTTCTAACAGGAAATTGGACGGCCCTGTATGATGAGGTTTTTGCATTCAAAGAAGCCTGTGGAAAAGCCCATCTAAAGACTATCTTGGGCACTGGAGATTTGGGTACTTTTCGAAATGTTGCAAAAGCCAGCTGGGTTTGTCTGATGGCTGGAGCGGATTTCATTAAGACATCCACAGGGAAAGAGGCTGTGAATGCTACCCTCCCAGTCACACTGGTCATGTTACGGGTATTACGAGACTATCATCAGCGTACAGGCCACTGGGCAGGCTT contains the following coding sequences:
- the deoC gene encoding deoxyribose-phosphate aldolase; protein product: MNNSGTALNLDWLEDVRVNASAVSRRTKSLTGRRSVKGPWQTAWLLHAIQCMDLTTLSSDDTPKRVQRLCAKARQPIRQELVKSLGIESLNLQVGAVCVYHAFVNIAVTALKDTNIPVAAVAAGFPHGLSPLSAKLSEIRASVEDGAQEIDIVISRHHVLTGNWTALYDEVFAFKEACGKAHLKTILGTGDLGTFRNVAKASWVCLMAGADFIKTSTGKEAVNATLPVTLVMLRVLRDYHQRTGHWAGFKPAGGIRTAKQALDWLVLVREELGFDAQQPDRFRFGASGLLTDIERQLEHRVTGRYATAARQPLC